From Alosa sapidissima isolate fAloSap1 chromosome 2, fAloSap1.pri, whole genome shotgun sequence, one genomic window encodes:
- the LOC121692751 gene encoding trichohyalin-like isoform X1 — protein sequence MGNRTVLNLLAFMLVTCSVGEVRCAILGERGSSLILKPQTRGTLEEVTWTHNGNKVVVYDQQQILTFDPFKKRVVLDLRSGDLTIKRLQTGDGGVYESTTVVNGKQQYSKHNLQVIDTVPQPKVTCKEANPESEGETLLCGVDADTPVTYRWRGPTVYDHPGSELRLGKQEDPESVFTCFVKNEISEKYVTFTLKDCQPGGISPGIIAAIVLSVICALCLLILIPLLVCRKQKKKPRPNQTYNQVDIENGENKNLLSAGVPTDNDTDAGGKKRKAKGLFRAVHHNQKSGSGLEDTDNEENTSFSLRATLPSHAKLRPPRAGHERGNGTCVAKDLNSPDKSTARLQQEDQSAEKTIPVSVEVATLDQKAVEVQPELHGAESALAVITNFSSSAEEPDMQLNAVNHSKDQPMHEDEELPHGSPEGVPEEIKTYRSHNVTVMIEGRDRRESCEEEEEENLSGTGRGTDLRSESGAAEEEREGNRPRTDTENSQEEESLKQGTIVEDMHLHVQENHEMAVEASSVDKERNGVIVHPDQIEEEEVNGSELKEELPEVKQDLQEHLKEDTPKDEKENEQDDQREAELDPQTESLGEEEDSSTVQERRRTDEEEDIITKEQPCRENEQGSRTTEPQEKTEAEVLQDQTRDGGEQEPHVNKRLDEERTEEHEGEDGGMDPERKCPDERDMEMESAVEQGEGVDNNTNQREENELRHEDESDEDTVSVNSEQEYQLLKQGSDTSLEKQLIDFQDVSVTEETNGEESEIKSVNEGTKANTPAEDKKQEGPAEDEEEDIITKEQPLRENEQGSRTPEPQEKTEAEVLQDQTRDGGEQEPHVNKRLDEERTEEHEGEDGGMDPCPDERDMEMESAVEQGEGVDNNTNQREENELRHEDESDEDTVSVNSEQEYQLLKQGSDTSLEEQQIDCQDVSVTEETNGEESEIKSVNEGTKANTPAEDKIQEGQTPLKEGEDQIMPKEDTVAIEEHDRLPEDQDSLPEYQDHQDISVTDEMSDEESEIKSGVENGGVENNTQLEENRQGVDDSMPKEEPVALEEQDSLPEDQRIDTIMKTQDDHEQDRKTEMMSNHGQAEDLLAKEFKEEQIEQDRQQNDTNSPVLHENEEDEEKTETEKENEHSQEEERKKVVLPKSESEEEDFDTLGQLQNEEHLEHEGGEEEEERRHIDSTQSQDQPIKQHHVVTNLEERNDKNITDSDGEQEIEYDRQTDDMHLLKEKSESDAQIEEDCKLEKGEVCEVDADKVQGDEKVVDEKKHHGPEDHMAEDVGDLSEIENPYPVEKDEEQREARTQKDGQQDDLNNSTSDENKKVDEKDVEMNPNRDPDKETLLEEKEGDTEVHQGQTDGEQLQTEFPGQLQNEPSQLEHHADDEEPVKGKGLEEDDQMKH from the exons ATGGGGAACAGAACTGTACTTAATTTGCTGGCATTCATGTTGGTAACGTGCTCTGTAG GTGAAGTGCGTTGTGCTATCCTTGGCGAACGAGGAAGCAGTCTAATATTAAAACCACAGACAAGGGGAACGTTGGAGGAAGTAACCTGGACACATAATGGCAACAAAGTGGTAGTTTACGATCAGCAACAAATTTTAACATTTGATCCTTTTAAAAAACGGGTTGTTTTAGATCTCCGCTCAGGAGATCTGACTATAAAGAGGCTACAGACAGGTGATGGCGGTGTTTATGAGTCAACCACTGTTGTAAATGGGAAGCAACAGTACTCTAAACACAATCTTCAAGTAATTG ATACTGTTCCACAGCCAAAAGTGACGTGTAAAGAAGCCAACCCAGAGTCAGAGGGGGAAACGCTCCTGTGCGGTGTGGATGCGGACACCCCAGTGACCTACAGGTGGAGGGGGCCTACGGTGTATGATCATCCAGGCTCAGAGCTGCGGCTTGGCAAACAGGAGGACCCCGAGTCTGTTTTCACCTGCTTTGTGAAGAATGAAATCAGCGAGAAATATGTTACGTTCACTCTAAAAGACTGCCAGCCAG GTGGCATTTCTCCCGGCATTATTGCTGCAATTGTCCTGTCTGTCATATGCGCTTTATGTCTGTTAATTCTGATCCCGCTCTTGGTTTGTAGAAAGCAGAAAAAAA AACCAAGACCGAACCAGACATACAATCAGGTGGACATTGAAAATG GAGAAAACAAAAACCTGCTGTCAGCAGGGGTGCCAACAGACAATGACACAG ATGCAGGGGGAAAGAAGAGGAAAGCGAAAGGGCTGTTTCGTG CTGTGCACCACAACCAGAAGAGTGGTTCTGGCCTTGAAGACACAGACAATGAGGAAAATACTTCATTCTCCTTACGAGCAACCCTTCCAAGCCATGCTAAACTAAGGCCTCCTAGAGCAGGACATGAACGGGGAAATGGCACTTGTGTAGCAAAGGACCTAAACAGTCCAGACAAATCTACAGCCAGATTGCAGCAGGAAGATCAAAGTGCTGAAAAAACCATACCTGTGTCTGTAGAGGTAGCCACACTGGACCAGAAGGCTGTGGAGGTCCAACCAGAGTTACATGGTGCAGAATCAGCACTAGCTGTCATTACTAACTTCTCATCTAGTGCAGAAGAGCCTGACATGCAACTGAATGCTGTAAATCACAGCAAAGATCAGCCCATGCATGAGGATGAGGAACTTCCTCATGGTAGTCCAGAGGGTGTGCCTGAAGAAATCAAAACCTATCGTTCCCACAACGTCACTGTCATGATCGAGGGAAGAGACAGAAGGGAAAGctgtgaagaagaagaagaagagaattTGAGTGGCACAGGGAGAGGCACAGATCTGAGGTCTGAAAGTGgagcagcagaggaggagagagaaggaaatagACCGCGGACGGACACGGAAAATAGTCAGGAGGAAGAGAGTCTAAAACAAGGAACCATAGTGGAAGATATGCATTTGCATGTTCAAGAGAACCATGAGATGGCTGTGGAAGCGAGTTCTGTGGATAAGGAAAGGAATGGTGTGATTGTCCATCCTGATCAAATTGAAGAGGAGGAAGTCAATGGCAGTGAGCTGAAGGAAGAACTTCCTGAGGTAAAACAGGATCTTCAGGAGCATCTAAAGGAAGATACTCCAAAGGATGAAAAAGAGAATGAACAGGATGACCAACGTGAAGCTGAGCTGGACCCTCAGACAGAGAGcttaggagaggaggaggatagtAGTACAGTGCAGGAGAGACGAAGGACCGACGAGGAAGAGGACATCATAACCAAAGAGCAGCCTTGTAGAGAAAATGAACAAGGCAGTAGAACTACAGAACCTCAGGAGAAGACAGAAGCTGAAGTGCTACAGGATCAGACTAGGGATGGAGGAGAACAGGAgccacatgtaaacaaaagATTAGATGAGGAAAGGACCGAAGAGCATGAAGGAGAGGATGGCGGGATGGATCCAGAGAGGAAATGTCCTGACGAGAGAGACATGGAAATGGAGAGTGCAGTGGAGCAGGGTGAGGGTGTGGACAATAACACAAATCAAAGGGAGGAGAATGAGTTAAGGCATGAAGATGAATCTGATGAAGACACAGTGAGTGTAAATAGTGAGCAGGAGTACCAACTTTTGAAGCAGGGTAGTGATACCAGTTTGGAGAAGCAGCTAATTGATTTTCAAGATGTCAGCGTGACAGAAGAGACAAATGGTGAGGAAAGTGAGATTAAGTCAGTGAATGAAGGGACAAAAGCTAACACTCCAGCGGAAGATAAAAAACAAGAGGGACCTGctgaagatgaggaagaggacatTATAACCAAAGAGCAGCCTCTTAGAGAAAATGAACAAGGCAGTAGAACTCCAGAACCTCAGGAGAAGACAGAAGCTGAAGTGCTACAGGATCAGActagagatggaggagaacaggagccacatgtaaacaaaagATTAGATGAGGAAAGGACCGAAGAGCATGAAGGAGAGGATGGCGGGATGGATCCATGTCCTGACGAGAGAGACATGGAAATGGAGAGTGCAGTGGAGCAGGGTGAGGGTGTGGACAATAACACAAATCAAAGGGAGGAGAATGAGTTAAGGCATGAAGATGAATCTGATGAAGACACAGTGAGTGTAAATAGTGAGCAGGAGTACCAACTTTTGAAGCAGGGTAGTGATACCAGTTTGGAAGAGCAGCAAATTGATTGTCAAGATGTCAGCGTGACAGAAGAGACAAATGGTGAGGAAAGTGAGATTAAGTCAGTGAATGAAGGGACAAAAGCTAATACTCCAGCAGAAGATAAAATACAAGAGGGACAGACCCCATTGAAGGAAGGGGAAGATCAAATAATGCCTAAAGAAGACACTGTTGCAATAGAAGAACATGACAGATTGCCTGAAGACCAGGACAGTTTACCTGAATACCAAGATCATCAAGATATCAGTGTGACAGATGAAATGTCTGATGAAGAAAGTGAGATAAAGTCAGGGGTAGAAAATGGAGGGGTAGAAAATAATACTCAATTGGAAGAGAACAGGCAAGGAGTAGATGACAGCATGCCTAAAGAAGAGCCTGTGGCATTAGAGGAACAGGACAGTTTACCTGAAGACCAGAGAATTGATACAATTATGAAAACTCAAGATGATCATGAGCAGGATAGAAAAACAGAAATGATGAGCAATCATGGCCAGGCTGAGGATTTACTGGCGAAAGAATTCAAGGAAGAACAGATCGAACAAGACCgacagcaaaatgacacaaacAGCCCTGTACTTCATGAAAATGAAGAGGATGAAGAGAAGACTGAGactgaaaaagaaaatgaacacagccaggaggaagaaagaaaaaaagttgtGCTGCCCAAATCTGAATCTGAAGAGGAAGACTTTGACACATTAGGTCAGCTACAGAATGAGGAACACCTGGAACATGAggggggagaagaggaagaggagagaaggcatATTGACAGCACCCAGTCGCAGGATCAACCAATAAAACAGCATCATGTTGTCACCAATCTGGAAGAAAGAAATGATAAGAATATCACTGACAGTGATGGAGAGCAGGAAATTGAatatgatagacagacagatgacaTGCATTTGTTAAAAGAGAAGAGTGAAAGTGATGCTCAGATAGAAGAGGACTGTAAACTGGAAAAGGGAGAAGTTTGTGAGGTTGATGCTGACAAAGTCCAGGGTGATGAGAAAGTAGTGGATGAAAAGAAACACCATGGGCCTGAAGATCATATGGCTGAAGATGTGGGTGATCTCAGTGAGATTGAAAACCCTTACCCAGTAGAGAAGGATGAGGAGCAAAGGGAAGCCAGGACACAAAAAGATGGACAGCAAGATGATCTAAACAACAGCACTTCTGATGAAAATAAAAAGGTGGATGAAAAAGATGTTGAGATGAATCCTAACAGGGACCCAGACAAGGAGACATTGCtggaagaaaaagaaggggaCACTGAGGTGCATCAAggacagacagacggagagCAGCTCCAGACTGAGTTTCCAGGACAACTACAGAATGAGCCGAGCCAATTGGAACACCATGCTGATGACGAGGAACCAGTGAAAGGCAAAGGCCTTGAGGAAGATGATCAAATGAAACATTAG
- the LOC121692751 gene encoding trichohyalin-like isoform X3, protein MGNRTVLNLLAFMLVTCSVGEVRCAILGERGSSLILKPQTRGTLEEVTWTHNGNKVVVYDQQQILTFDPFKKRVVLDLRSGDLTIKRLQTGDGGVYESTTVVNGKQQYSKHNLQVIDTVPQPKVTCKEANPESEGETLLCGVDADTPVTYRWRGPTVYDHPGSELRLGKQEDPESVFTCFVKNEISEKYVTFTLKDCQPGGISPGIIAAIVLSVICALCLLILIPLLVCRKQKKKPRPNQTYNQVDIENGENKNLLSAGVPTDNDTDAGGKKRKAKGLFRAVHHNQKSGSGLEDTDNEENTSFSLRATLPSHAKLRPPRAGHERGNGTCVAKDLNSPDKSTARLQQEDQSAEKTIPVSVEVATLDQKAVEVQPELHGAESALAVITNFSSSAEEPDMQLNAVNHSKDQPMHEDEELPHGSPEGVPEEIKTYRSHNVTVMIEGRDRRESCEEEEEENLSGTGRGTDLRSESGAAEEEREGNRPRTDTENSQEEESLKQGTIVEDMHLHVQENHEMAVEASSVDKERNGVIVHPDQIEEEEVNGSELKEELPEVKQDLQEHLKEDTPKDEKENEQDDQREAELDPQTESLGEEEDSSTVQERRRTDEEEDIITKEQPCRENEQGSRTTEPQEKTEAEVLQDQTRDGGEQEPHVNKRLDEERTEEHEGEDGGMDPERKCPDERDMEMESAVEQGEGVDNNTNQREENELRHEDESDEDTVSVNSEQEYQLLKQGSDTSLEEQQIDCQDVSVTEETNGEESEIKSVNEGTKANTPAEDKIQEGQTPLKEGEDQIMPKEDTVAIEEHDRLPEDQDSLPEYQDHQDISVTDEMSDEESEIKSGVENGGVENNTQLEENRQGVDDSMPKEEPVALEEQDSLPEDQRIDTIMKTQDDHEQDRKTEMMSNHGQAEDLLAKEFKEEQIEQDRQQNDTNSPVLHENEEDEEKTETEKENEHSQEEERKKVVLPKSESEEEDFDTLGQLQNEEHLEHEGGEEEEERRHIDSTQSQDQPIKQHHVVTNLEERNDKNITDSDGEQEIEYDRQTDDMHLLKEKSESDAQIEEDCKLEKGEVCEVDADKVQGDEKVVDEKKHHGPEDHMAEDVGDLSEIENPYPVEKDEEQREARTQKDGQQDDLNNSTSDENKKVDEKDVEMNPNRDPDKETLLEEKEGDTEVHQGQTDGEQLQTEFPGQLQNEPSQLEHHADDEEPVKGKGLEEDDQMKH, encoded by the exons ATGGGGAACAGAACTGTACTTAATTTGCTGGCATTCATGTTGGTAACGTGCTCTGTAG GTGAAGTGCGTTGTGCTATCCTTGGCGAACGAGGAAGCAGTCTAATATTAAAACCACAGACAAGGGGAACGTTGGAGGAAGTAACCTGGACACATAATGGCAACAAAGTGGTAGTTTACGATCAGCAACAAATTTTAACATTTGATCCTTTTAAAAAACGGGTTGTTTTAGATCTCCGCTCAGGAGATCTGACTATAAAGAGGCTACAGACAGGTGATGGCGGTGTTTATGAGTCAACCACTGTTGTAAATGGGAAGCAACAGTACTCTAAACACAATCTTCAAGTAATTG ATACTGTTCCACAGCCAAAAGTGACGTGTAAAGAAGCCAACCCAGAGTCAGAGGGGGAAACGCTCCTGTGCGGTGTGGATGCGGACACCCCAGTGACCTACAGGTGGAGGGGGCCTACGGTGTATGATCATCCAGGCTCAGAGCTGCGGCTTGGCAAACAGGAGGACCCCGAGTCTGTTTTCACCTGCTTTGTGAAGAATGAAATCAGCGAGAAATATGTTACGTTCACTCTAAAAGACTGCCAGCCAG GTGGCATTTCTCCCGGCATTATTGCTGCAATTGTCCTGTCTGTCATATGCGCTTTATGTCTGTTAATTCTGATCCCGCTCTTGGTTTGTAGAAAGCAGAAAAAAA AACCAAGACCGAACCAGACATACAATCAGGTGGACATTGAAAATG GAGAAAACAAAAACCTGCTGTCAGCAGGGGTGCCAACAGACAATGACACAG ATGCAGGGGGAAAGAAGAGGAAAGCGAAAGGGCTGTTTCGTG CTGTGCACCACAACCAGAAGAGTGGTTCTGGCCTTGAAGACACAGACAATGAGGAAAATACTTCATTCTCCTTACGAGCAACCCTTCCAAGCCATGCTAAACTAAGGCCTCCTAGAGCAGGACATGAACGGGGAAATGGCACTTGTGTAGCAAAGGACCTAAACAGTCCAGACAAATCTACAGCCAGATTGCAGCAGGAAGATCAAAGTGCTGAAAAAACCATACCTGTGTCTGTAGAGGTAGCCACACTGGACCAGAAGGCTGTGGAGGTCCAACCAGAGTTACATGGTGCAGAATCAGCACTAGCTGTCATTACTAACTTCTCATCTAGTGCAGAAGAGCCTGACATGCAACTGAATGCTGTAAATCACAGCAAAGATCAGCCCATGCATGAGGATGAGGAACTTCCTCATGGTAGTCCAGAGGGTGTGCCTGAAGAAATCAAAACCTATCGTTCCCACAACGTCACTGTCATGATCGAGGGAAGAGACAGAAGGGAAAGctgtgaagaagaagaagaagagaattTGAGTGGCACAGGGAGAGGCACAGATCTGAGGTCTGAAAGTGgagcagcagaggaggagagagaaggaaatagACCGCGGACGGACACGGAAAATAGTCAGGAGGAAGAGAGTCTAAAACAAGGAACCATAGTGGAAGATATGCATTTGCATGTTCAAGAGAACCATGAGATGGCTGTGGAAGCGAGTTCTGTGGATAAGGAAAGGAATGGTGTGATTGTCCATCCTGATCAAATTGAAGAGGAGGAAGTCAATGGCAGTGAGCTGAAGGAAGAACTTCCTGAGGTAAAACAGGATCTTCAGGAGCATCTAAAGGAAGATACTCCAAAGGATGAAAAAGAGAATGAACAGGATGACCAACGTGAAGCTGAGCTGGACCCTCAGACAGAGAGcttaggagaggaggaggatagtAGTACAGTGCAGGAGAGACGAAGGACCGACGAGGAAGAGGACATCATAACCAAAGAGCAGCCTTGTAGAGAAAATGAACAAGGCAGTAGAACTACAGAACCTCAGGAGAAGACAGAAGCTGAAGTGCTACAGGATCAGACTAGGGATGGAGGAGAACAGGAgccacatgtaaacaaaagATTAGATGAGGAAAGGACCGAAGAGCATGAAGGAGAGGATGGCGGGATGGATCCAGAGAGGAAATGTCCTGACGAGAGAGAC ATGGAAATGGAGAGTGCAGTGGAGCAGGGTGAGGGTGTGGACAATAACACAAATCAAAGGGAGGAGAATGAGTTAAGGCATGAAGATGAATCTGATGAAGACACAGTGAGTGTAAATAGTGAGCAGGAGTACCAACTTTTGAAGCAGGGTAGTGATACCAGTTTGGAAGAGCAGCAAATTGATTGTCAAGATGTCAGCGTGACAGAAGAGACAAATGGTGAGGAAAGTGAGATTAAGTCAGTGAATGAAGGGACAAAAGCTAATACTCCAGCAGAAGATAAAATACAAGAGGGACAGACCCCATTGAAGGAAGGGGAAGATCAAATAATGCCTAAAGAAGACACTGTTGCAATAGAAGAACATGACAGATTGCCTGAAGACCAGGACAGTTTACCTGAATACCAAGATCATCAAGATATCAGTGTGACAGATGAAATGTCTGATGAAGAAAGTGAGATAAAGTCAGGGGTAGAAAATGGAGGGGTAGAAAATAATACTCAATTGGAAGAGAACAGGCAAGGAGTAGATGACAGCATGCCTAAAGAAGAGCCTGTGGCATTAGAGGAACAGGACAGTTTACCTGAAGACCAGAGAATTGATACAATTATGAAAACTCAAGATGATCATGAGCAGGATAGAAAAACAGAAATGATGAGCAATCATGGCCAGGCTGAGGATTTACTGGCGAAAGAATTCAAGGAAGAACAGATCGAACAAGACCgacagcaaaatgacacaaacAGCCCTGTACTTCATGAAAATGAAGAGGATGAAGAGAAGACTGAGactgaaaaagaaaatgaacacagccaggaggaagaaagaaaaaaagttgtGCTGCCCAAATCTGAATCTGAAGAGGAAGACTTTGACACATTAGGTCAGCTACAGAATGAGGAACACCTGGAACATGAggggggagaagaggaagaggagagaaggcatATTGACAGCACCCAGTCGCAGGATCAACCAATAAAACAGCATCATGTTGTCACCAATCTGGAAGAAAGAAATGATAAGAATATCACTGACAGTGATGGAGAGCAGGAAATTGAatatgatagacagacagatgacaTGCATTTGTTAAAAGAGAAGAGTGAAAGTGATGCTCAGATAGAAGAGGACTGTAAACTGGAAAAGGGAGAAGTTTGTGAGGTTGATGCTGACAAAGTCCAGGGTGATGAGAAAGTAGTGGATGAAAAGAAACACCATGGGCCTGAAGATCATATGGCTGAAGATGTGGGTGATCTCAGTGAGATTGAAAACCCTTACCCAGTAGAGAAGGATGAGGAGCAAAGGGAAGCCAGGACACAAAAAGATGGACAGCAAGATGATCTAAACAACAGCACTTCTGATGAAAATAAAAAGGTGGATGAAAAAGATGTTGAGATGAATCCTAACAGGGACCCAGACAAGGAGACATTGCtggaagaaaaagaaggggaCACTGAGGTGCATCAAggacagacagacggagagCAGCTCCAGACTGAGTTTCCAGGACAACTACAGAATGAGCCGAGCCAATTGGAACACCATGCTGATGACGAGGAACCAGTGAAAGGCAAAGGCCTTGAGGAAGATGATCAAATGAAACATTAG